The following nucleotide sequence is from Malania oleifera isolate guangnan ecotype guangnan chromosome 4, ASM2987363v1, whole genome shotgun sequence.
tcatcaccttttcattcttaaagaaaatatcttaattttattaattaccctcattgatggtggaggaataccgtggttatatttaTGGTCAAAAGAAACCTCCCCCAAAACCATTcttatcctaaaaccaaaaacactatctatcctgcattacactatacaaatcaacaTACATACCTTAAAAATTACTTTTGCTTTATCTGGATCAGCTCTAAATGCCTCTGAAGagatgtggatatttctggcgcatctgttcctctaattccTAGGAAACTTCCTCTACTACATGACTGTGCCATaacacttttactagtggaatcctctttgtacGCAACTCTTGTTCCTTCAAGTCCAAAATCTGCATTGACATCTTTTTATAagataaggcatcatcaagctcgAGTGCTTCATAACTTATTACATAGGAgggatctgagacatatttcctcaatgCACTGAcatctcttcataagataaggcacCATAAAGCTCCAGTGTCTCATAACTAATCATATGGGagggatctggaacgtatttcctcaacatggaaacgtgaaatACATCGTAGATTTTAGTAAAAATCGGTGGTAACGCCCatctgtaggcaactggacccactctttcaagaatcttaaatggtccaatatacctagggcttagtttaccTTTCCAcctaaatctcataactcctttcattggtgccactttcagaaacacatgatccaTTGCATCAAAATCTAACTCCCGTtgacgagtatctgcataacttttcttcCAACTCTATGTTGTTCTAATCTTATCTCTAATGAGTatgactttatcatgagtctgCTATATCAGCTGTGGCCCCAAAATCAGTatttccccaatctcatcccaatttAACGGGGATCagcaccttctaccatataacacctcatatggtgccatcctaatgctggcctgatagctgttattataagcaaactctaccagtggcatgaactgtatCCAGCTGCTTCCGAAGTCTAGCACgtatgctcgtagcatatcctccagtatctatatcatcctctccatctgcccatctgtctaaggatggaatgttgtgttCAACGATAACtaagaacccatggctccttgtaaactcctccagaaacgagatgtgaaccatgggtctcggtctgatacaatggacactagcatgccatggagtctaactatctcctgaatgtacaactctgtcagtctactcaaggagtagttaactctgataggcaggaaatgggtagtctttgtcagttgatctacgactacccaaatggcgtcctgtcCATGTAGTGCCGGTGGTAATCCTGTAaaaaaatccatcgctatatgatcccatttccactcatgGATGTATAGTGACTACAATGATCCCGCTAGTCTCTGATGCTctgcttttacctgctggcatgtcaaatacTACGCTACACActcagcgatctctcttttcatattgctccaccaaaaagactcccgaaaatccttatacattttagtgctaccgggatgtacagtatatagggatcggtGCACTTCCTCCAAAATAACTTTCTCAATATCAAGGTCGGCAAGTACACACAGcatggtacggaacctcaaggctccatcatctaagatactGAAATCTGCCTTCTGACCATCGTGTACTTTTCCCAAAAGctctactaactctgcatcactcctctcagccactttaattctttcttatagtggggtgtgcacacataactccacgaatctgtactcctgtcctaCTGGAGCTATGAACACTATCTTTCTCTAATtgcagtcaatactagcatagtgtgtaactagccagtccatccccaaaattaccttgaacccatgcatatctaaaaccaccaaattaacttgtaaagacctcccctgaatatagACTGGacagttcctaagtaccttcttACATATCCCTACTGCCCCTGTCGGCGTAGCCACTGATTCCAACTACTGAGTTtctaacccacacaacttaacaaattcctgggcgataaaagaatgagtcactcTGGAGTCAAACAAAGCAGTAGCTTTATATGACAATATTAAAACAGTACCTATCACGACATCTCCTTCTACCTTCGCATCTCCTGGTGTCAGCACAAAAACTCATGTCGAGGTGGTATTCTTTTGCTATCCGCCTCGAGGTGCCTACtgacctcctctatatggtctaGGAACAGGTGCGATAGCTGGCGGTGCCCGGAAGTCTCTCGCCATATACCCAGGTTGATGGCATCGATAACAAACAATCTCCCTGACCCGACACTCCCTcgggtgtctcctgtagcatatgGGACAAAGAAAGCGCATTTGTCTACCTTGTACTGCCCGATCTCCCACTCCCTGTCTTCGTCCTCCTTTGTTATCCTCCCTCCTCTAAGGTGCTCGAttggaccctgcctgaaaatttggaggcatgggcctctttcccTGGTTCTGTGTTGTAGCGCCTCTCTACAGGCCATTCTCAATCACTGCAACTCTATCCACTACCTCTACAAAATTCTGGGCCTAGAAGCCTATAACCTGCTCATAAAAATTCTGTCTCTAGCCCTCTTCGAACTTCCTCACCTTCTTTTCCTCACCCGGTATGAAATATGGGGCAAACCGGAACAGCTCGACAAATCTAGCTGCATACTGTTGTATCATCATCCGCCCTTGCGCCAAGTGCAAAAATTCCGCTGCCTTCACACTTCTAACAGTAGCGgggaagtatctcttgaaaaagATCTCATTGAGGTGGCTCCACGTCACTGCTACAGGGTCAGGTCTTTGCTCCTCTAGTAGTCTCGTTGATCTCCCCCAGCGTTTTGCTTCCCCAGTCAACTTAAACGTCACAAACAACATCTTCTGCTCATCTATACATGAGAGAACTGCTAATATATCCTCTATatcttgaacccaattctcagccacgagtgggtcagctcctccagaGAACGACAGGAGTCTCATACGTGTGAATTGCTTAATCGTGCAGCTTCGCTCCCTTGAACCTCTAGCCATCTCCGCCATCATCTACTAAGTGATGCTTCATAGCACAACATCGGGGTATCCGCCACCTATAGTGGAAGGCTCCGCCTCATCACCTCCAACATGTGCACTGCTACTCCCAGGcttcattatgaaaataatacaAAATGGTCTTGGAATTCTATCTTGAGaataccactaatacacttatataactaggatccataaaataatcttctataaccattcatcttatcatcctcaatcccaatttaagattcagtcctaccactcaaaaacatgagtcggcgatagtatccatggttttcatgaaatcatcaccctatttaaaatttattcctaggtttagctaatctaatagTAGTAaatcacaacttagggtctttctatgcaatcccaaatgcgcaaataaatataatatgcgaaaatttaaatcatgtgcatcattcacactataacatacacgtacggtaaatataaagtactgaaatataaatagacacacaatttgttatcagggttcagccaatactacttacgtccccgcctttagctcgcaagtcagaggattccactaatgctcacataacaggtggagcggcaccggttacaactaagtcaattcaagaggctgacctcaacctacatcttaccaggatggagcacctaactttcctaactgagtttatgccaatccgggactattcaataaggCTAATCCCTCTTCAGatccacgcttggaatacaaccaatgatataaaatttatgtacacggaaatacgcttattacataagcaaatatgtaccactacgcacaatataatcaatgaacCTCatgtatgtatgaactataagttcggtgctctatgtgtgcaatcaacactcaataagatgtataatctcaaatatgcgcaTAGTGTTctaataagctaatctttgaaagcaaagtatctCAAATCTTAATATTAGATTAATGTTTCAAaaatgctagcaataatattcaaacaaactcaaaaatattttctcaaatgtatctagcacaagagttgtttgaaatctaactttataaaatatttttgcacacaaaagtataagcccaaatgactattgcaatgataatgtaaACTCATTTAGTTGTATGATTTTTCCCAACTAAAGATTTATCAAgtgaaatcgggggaaaaatctaaCTCAACCcttaatatgaaaataaaatgtgtaatatacaagtgagggtttctagcgacaatataacaaaaaataaacactcacaaggctatatttttcaaaggaatggAAGTATTATGAGTGTATGAGGTTGGAATGAATAAATAGGGTTTATGAAATTTGAGAGTTTTTTTGCTAaacctatttgctaatcaccactaatttttgcaaatgagcccctatctatagagaatgggtaaattatgaccgttgggaccatatagggtattattaaatttgttctaaaaccaattaagaaaattaaccaagtttacttaattttaaccccagtaaaacataatttaacccgcgagattcgggtgcccggtctgaggttcAAGTGTCTGAATAGACTCAGtcagaaaatcattttttttaaaggttcgggtgctcgaattCAGGGTTGGCTGGTTGAACAAAAGACAAAAACTTTCTCTCCgcggttcgagtgcccgaagctAAATTCGATTAATCGAACTAgcaagttcggttgcctgaggccTTTTTGAATGCAAAGGTTTGGgcacccgggttggtgaaaagtgttcTGACAAGGGTTCAGGTGATCGAGGATGATACGTTCATTACAGGTTTGGTTGTTCAAAACTTGCTCAACCGGCTGACTTCTCAGCGGTTCGGACGCCCGAGCTGTTTTGAACacctgaggttcggtcacccgacctctcacagtgattttcattttaagtccaattttgcctcaattaattcccctgatatgataagtgatgttggggactatcttacgtgcaagtgctgggacctaagatctttttaaggcctttttaagtacacaaaaaaacttggcgtcggttGACCAATCCCTAAGGTCAGACTACggtcttgagctttagtttctacatgcatgtcatgcattaattattacagactattcctatattactattacatatccaatattaaacttataaaattacaacaataaatcttatgggtct
It contains:
- the LOC131153687 gene encoding uncharacterized protein LOC131153687, which gives rise to MAEMARGSRERSCTIKQFTRMRLLSFSGGADPLVAENWVQDIEDILAVLSCIDEQKMLFVTFKLTGEAKRWGRSTRLLEEQRPDPVAVTWSHLNEIFFKRYFPATVRSVKAAEFLHLAQGRMMIQQYAARFVELFRFAPYFIPGEEKKVRKFEEG